AATCAAAAATCGAGGACATATGCCTGTCAAAGTTTATTGCCTTGGTTTTGAAGGTACTACAATTATTACCATACAAGTTGTTTGACGTTATAGTTATTTTTCTTAGAAACGTATATCTTTTGGACGAATTATGTTTATGCCGAGATTCATTCTGTTTGCAGTTCATCTCACAAAGGCACAGGCCAATTAGAGGTAGTACTTCAAAATTGCTTTTGGACTACATGCATACTTTACCATGCAAGGTACGAATACAAGTGTAACATGAAAAGTTAGCCTTTTCAAAGTCCAAATAGCTGTATTTGGTATCACTTATAGTTTCATTGAATTATCGTTCTGTTTTACCAATCATGCAGACCTCCCTTACAGCAGCTGGCTGCTACCTTTCTCCAGCTCCTGGGTCTAGAGGCATGAAAGCTCTAGTCTGTTCTTCTGTCGATTGTCCTCTACCTTCAAAAATGGAATCATCCCATCTACATTTTCAGGCAGAACAGGAAAACTGTACTTCAGATGAGATTGGGAAAATTATAGCAGATGGCAAATCATATGCAGATTCCTTAATTACAGATGCGTCAGATGTGCATTTCTTGGAAGGAACTTCTGAATCAGTTCTAACTGGAGCCAGGAATCTTGGTATGCTTAGTGAGTCAACCCTTTCAAATATTCTTTTATTGCAGAAGGAAGAGATTCAGAATTTCAAGTCTAAGAGCAAAGTCGCAGCTGACTACAAGTCAGAGCATGGAGTCAAATCTGTTAGTACATCAAGGAGTGAACCACTTCACCCTGGGCAAATATGTTGCTTCATGAACCGGTTCTTTGTCACATGGAAACTGAGTGAGGAAGTTACTGAAAATGCAACTTCTGAGGAAGCTAATAGTGATGGAGTTTTGAAGGGACAAAGTCGGGGCTGTTGCAGATCTTGTGTATTTGGTCATGACATGATGGTTGAGGTGCGGAACTTGACTGAACCAGATTGGCTGTATCTTGCCAACTTGTCGAGGAGTCGAACTTCAGAAAATTTTCAAGAATGGAGACATTCTTTAGATAGTAAGGTAGAGCAAACAGAAGAGAAGACAAACGAATGTCCAGATTATGCAAGGCTCTCAGCACAAAGAGCTCTTGTATCCCTGAAGTCTATCCCTCTGGCTGCAAGAAGAGGCCTGCCTGTCCTAGTGAATAGTCAAGGACTACTGCTAAGCATCCCAGTAAGTTTTTGTATATTCAAATAGGATATTGTGGTCTCTAGTTATCTAACCTTTTTCCTGAAAAGTAACAATCTTTATTTTGCCTTTCAGAGCATTGGCTTCAAACACTGCCCATGCTTAATGGTATCTGCAACATTCAAGCCAAAAGTACCACTCGGCGGAGGTCATAGTTCGTTCATCTAGTCGCCATAGTTTCGAATCAGCGGGTCCACCCATTCCCTACAACCTGGATGCTCGCACAATTTTGTACTGTATTTAGATTATGTTGCAGTTTGCAAACTAGGTTACATGTATTGAACCCAGCTTCTTgacccacccaaaaaaaaaaaaaaaaaaacccccaaaCTTTCCAGTACGGAAAACATCGTGTATAATGCCAATATTCAGGTTGTCTAAtccaaagttgtttttaaagcACCATATTATGCAGTTTATCTTCCAGATAACCATCAGCACAAACTATAATTTCGAAGCTCATAGTCCAGTTCACAGTGCTTGTGACATGAGGCATCTCTCATTAGTCGGTTGGCCTTGAGCAGAAATGTCAAAGACCATTTAGATATCCATGAAAAATGGcgtatcaaaatcaaaatttaaactGTGTTTTTCATTTCGTTTTATAAATGTTACTAAACACATACAACTGGAAAACAATTACATCACTACCA
Above is a genomic segment from Prunus dulcis chromosome 7, ALMONDv2, whole genome shotgun sequence containing:
- the LOC117634412 gene encoding uncharacterized protein LOC117634412 isoform X1, which translates into the protein MARGVILPSQTSTQTLLFAIPKIPLTTWKLPFMSRQVSCKCLSTQAPVVAVDMAKYKEAFSRRMAMAGLKPHHRVAIGVSGGPDSMALCVLTAHWKARDFDAKCDSGGFIDGLLAIIVDHGLRAESKEEANTVSNRVSKLGIRSHIACCDWPDGHPKQGHLQEAARDMRYEIFQKICIQNRIGVLLIAHHADDQAELFVLRLSRNSGVLGLAGMPFTSQIFSTHTHSYAEVSGNYGILVVRPLLDLSKEDMYEICEGSNQVWVEDPTNQSLLYARNRIRMSLRDLSSSAFKLELQAVISACRKTRIYIDYICSNLISKAVTVMDLGYAVIDLEILNESKIEDICLSKFIALVLKFISQRHRPIRGSTSKLLLDYMHTLPCKTSLTAAGCYLSPAPGSRGMKALVCSSVDCPLPSKMESSHLHFQAEQENCTSDEIGKIIADGKSYADSLITDASDVHFLEGTSESVLTGARNLGMLSESTLSNILLLQKEEIQNFKSKSKVAADYKSEHGVKSVSTSRSEPLHPGQICCFMNRFFVTWKLSEEVTENATSEEANSDGVLKGQSRGCCRSCVFGHDMMVEVRNLTEPDWLYLANLSRSRTSENFQEWRHSLDSKVEQTEEKTNECPDYARLSAQRALVSLKSIPLAARRGLPVLVNSQGLLLSIPSIGFKHCPCLMVSATFKPKVPLGGGHSSFI
- the LOC117634412 gene encoding uncharacterized protein LOC117634412 isoform X2; translated protein: MQAELFVLRLSRNSGVLGLAGMPFTSQIFSTHTHSYAEVSGNYGILVVRPLLDLSKEDMYEICEGSNQVWVEDPTNQSLLYARNRIRMSLRDLSSSAFKLELQAVISACRKTRIYIDYICSNLISKAVTVMDLGYAVIDLEILNESKIEDICLSKFIALVLKFISQRHRPIRGSTSKLLLDYMHTLPCKTSLTAAGCYLSPAPGSRGMKALVCSSVDCPLPSKMESSHLHFQAEQENCTSDEIGKIIADGKSYADSLITDASDVHFLEGTSESVLTGARNLGMLSESTLSNILLLQKEEIQNFKSKSKVAADYKSEHGVKSVSTSRSEPLHPGQICCFMNRFFVTWKLSEEVTENATSEEANSDGVLKGQSRGCCRSCVFGHDMMVEVRNLTEPDWLYLANLSRSRTSENFQEWRHSLDSKVEQTEEKTNECPDYARLSAQRALVSLKSIPLAARRGLPVLVNSQGLLLSIPSIGFKHCPCLMVSATFKPKVPLGGGHSSFI